A genomic segment from Salvia splendens isolate huo1 chromosome 13, SspV2, whole genome shotgun sequence encodes:
- the LOC121762959 gene encoding actin-depolymerizing factor 5-like — protein sequence MAMAFKMATMGMRVTDECKNSFMEMKWKKVSRYIVFKIDEGSKRLTVDKVGAAGEGYDEMAAALPNDDCRYAVFDFDFVTVDNCRKSKIFFIAWAPTASRIRAKILYATSKDGLRRALDGIHYELQATDPTEMGFDIIKERVK from the exons ATGGCGATGGCTTTCAAGATG GCGACGATGGGGATGCGAGTGACGGATGAGTGCAAAAATTCGTTCATGGAGATGAAGTGGAAGAAGGTTTCCAGGTACATAGTGTTTAAGATAGACGAAGGCTCCAAGCGCCTCACGGTGGATAAGGTCGGCGCCGCCGGCGAGGGCTACGATGAGATGGCCGCCGCCTTGCCAAACGACGACTGCCGCTACGCCGTCTTCGATTTCGACTTCGTCACCGTTGACAACTGCCGTAAGAGCAAGATCTTCTTCATCGCCTG GGCCCCAACAGCATCGAGAATAAGAGCAAAAATATTGTACGCAACATCAAAAGATGGACTGAGGAGAGCATTAGATGGAATCCATTATGAATTGCAAGCCACCGATCCAACTGAGATGGGATTCGATATCATTAAGGAGCGAGTCAAATAG
- the LOC121763081 gene encoding subtilisin-like protease SBT1.6 translates to MVLRLLQILLLIFSLTQSSADNHGTAKTYIIRVDTSSKPSIFPTHLHWYTAEFTDPSAILHTYDTVFHGFSAVLTPSALAAIRRHPSLLTAFEDRRRHLHTTRSPQFLGLHNQRGLWSESDYGSDVIIGVFDTGIWPERRSFSDRNLGPVPRRWRGTCHTGVKFSASNCNRKIIGARFFVKGHEAAVRIGDVAVSGINETIEFKSPRDADGHGTHTASTAAGRYVYRASLEGYAAGIAKGVAPKARLAIYKVCWKDAGCFDSDILAAFDAAANDGVDVISISIGGSDGISSPYYLDPIAIGSYGAASRGIFVSSSAGNDGPNGMSVTNLAPWLTTVGAGTIDRNFPADVILRDGRNFSGVSLYAGKPLKGKMYHLIYPGKFGLLSASLCLENSLDPNLVRGKIVICDRGSSPRVAKGLVVKKAGGVGMILANGASGGEGLVGDAHLIPTCAVGFSDGVRIKAYLASNPKAKATIKFRGTVVGTKPAPVVASFSGRGPNGQNPQILKPDLIAPGVNILAAWTDAVGPTGLDSDYRKAEFNILSGTSMACPHVSGAAALLKSAHPDWSPAVIRSAMMTTASVVDNSMNPMINEESKKAANPYDYGAGHLNLELAMDPGLVYDLSNDDYVSFLCAIQYGPKTIEVITRSRVNCPMRKPLPENLNYPSIAAVFAKGGRRSTSQMFFRMVTNVGEANAVYRVRVDPPKGVEVSVRPRKLVFSEINTRLGYYVNVTVDGKNMAVGDSGVVFGSLIWADGKRMVRSPILVTQADPF, encoded by the coding sequence ATGGTTCTTCGACTTCTCCAAATCCTACTGTTAATATTCTCACTCACACAATCCTCAGCTGATAATCATGGAACAGCCAAAACCTACATAATCAGAGTAGACACTTCATCCAAGCCCTCAATTTTCCCTACTCATCTCCATTGGTACACCGCCGAATTCACCGACCCCTCCGCCATCCTACACACATACGACACCGTTTTCCACGGCTTCTCCGCCGTCCTCACTCCATCCGCACTCGCTGCCATCCGTCGCCACCCCTCCCTCCTCACCGCCTTCGAAGaccgccgccgccacctccACACCACTCGCTCCCCTCAATTCCTCGGCCTGCACAACCAGCGCGGCCTGTGGTCGGAATCCGACTACGGCTCCGACGTCATAATCGGAGTCTTCGACACCGGAATTTGGCCGGAGCGGCGCAGCTTCTCTGACCGAAATCTCGGTCCTGTGCCGAGGCGCTGGAGAGGAACTTGTCACACAGGCGTGAAATTCAGCGCGAGTAACTGCAACAGAAAAATCATCGGAGCTAGGTTTTTCGTCAAAGGTCATGAGGCGGCGGTGCGAATCGGCGACGTTGCGGTCTCCGGAATTAATGAGACGATCGAGTTTAAGTCGCCGAGAGACGCCGACGGACATGGCACGCACACAGCTTCTACCGCTGCGGGGAGATATGTTTACAGAGCTAGCTTGGAGGGGTATGCCGCCGGCATAGCGAAAGGCGTCGCGCCGAAAGCTCGATTGGCGATATACAAAGTGTGCTGGAAGGATGCAGGCTGCTTCGATTCCGATATATTAGCTGCGTTCGACGCCGCCGCCAACGATGGAGTCGACGTCATTTCGATCTCAATCGGCGGCAGCGATGGCATCTCCTCGCCGTACTACCTCGATCCAATCGCGATCGGCTCGTACGGCGCCGCTTCGAGAGGGATTTTCGTCTCCTCCTCGGCCGGAAACGACGGGCCTAATGGAATGTCGGTGACTAATCTCGCCCCCTGGCTCACCACTGTCGGAGCTGGAACGATTGATAGGAATTTCCCGGCGGATGTGATTCTCAGGGATGGGAGAAACTTCTCCGGCGTGTCGCTTTACGCCGGAAAACCGCTAAAAGGCAAAATGTATCATCTCATTTATCCGGGAAAATTCGGTTTACTCTCTGCTTCTCTGTGTTTAGAAAACTCTCTTGATCCTAATCTGGTTAGGGGCAAAATCGTAATCTGTGACCGCGGCAGCAGTCCACGAGTCGCGAAAGGATTGGTGGTCAAAAAAGCTGGAGGCGTCGGAATGATCCTCGCCAACGGAGCTTCAGGCGGCGAGGGTTTAGTCGGAGACGCTCATTTGATCCCAACCTGCGCAGTTGGCTTCTCCGACGGAGTTCGAATAAAGGCGTATTTAGCTTCAAATCCTAAAGCAAAAGCAACCATCAAATTCCGCGGCACAGTTGTCGGAACCAAGCCGGCGCCGGTGGTGGCGTCATTCTCTGGCAGGGGACCGAACGGGCAGAATCCGCAGATCCTAAAACCAGATCTGATAGCCCCTGGCGTCAACATCTTAGCTGCGTGGACCGATGCAGTCGGTCCGACGGGTCTGGATTCGGATTATCGGAAAGCAGAATTCAACATCTTATCCGGAACCTCCATGGCTTGCCCTCACGTGAGCGGCGCCGCGGCGCTGCTTAAATCGGCTCATCCTGATTGGAGCCCGGCGGTGATCAGATCGGCAATGATGACGACGGCGAGCGTGGTGGACAATTCAATGAATCCGATGATCAACGAGGAGAGCAAAAAGGCAGCGAATCCCTACGATTACGGCGCAGGCCACTTGAATCTGGAGTTAGCCATGGATCCGGGGCTGGTTTACGATCTGAGCAACGACGACTATGTTAGTTTCCTCTGCGCGATTCAGTACGGGCCGAAGACGATAGAGGTGATCACGCGGTCGCGGGTGAATTGCCCGATGAGGAAGCCGCTGCCCGAGAATCTCAACTATCCGTCGATCGCGGCGGTTTTTGCAAAAGGCGGGAGGAGATCGACGAGCCAGATGTTTTTTCGGATGGTGACGAACGTGGGGGAGGCGAACGCGGTGTACCGGGTCAGGGTGGACCCGCCTAAGGGGGTGGAGGTGAGCGTGAGGCCGAGGAAGCTTGTTTTCTCGGAGATAAACACAAGGCTGGGCTACTATGTGAATGTGACGGTTGATGGGAAGAATATGGCGGTGGGCGATTCGGGTGTGGTTTTCGGGTCGCTTATTTGGGCGGATGGAAAGCGCATGGTTCGGAGCCCCATTTTGGTGACTCAAGCGGATCCATTCTAG